TCACGTTCTTCGATGATGCATGCGGCAATCCGCCACACATCGGTCTCTGCCCGGTAGTAGTCCTTGCGCGAGCCCGGACGGTGCGTTTTGTCCGCAAGGTTCCAGTCCACGAGCGACCGGAGATTCATGTTGGCGCTGCCCCGGCTCACGTCCAGACACGCCATAACCTCGTCGGTGCTGAGGGGCCGCGCCGCGCAGTAGAGCAGCGCGTGAATCCTCGCCCTGGTGCGGTTGATCCCCCACGCCGACGCCATCTCCCCCCAAAGGGAGACAAATCGGTCGACGGCGACTCGGGCCTTGGAGTCGCGGTGAAGGTCCAGGAGATCAAGCCCGGACGGCTCGGGGGATGACATGGATGAGGCTGTGTTGTTGGCAGCCCGGTTTTCTGGGGGAATGCCCACCAGCGTGATGAAGCCAACTCCTAAATCCCTCCGAATTGTTTCTCTCAGGCGGGGCGGGTCTACACATCACGGTTCACGGTTCGTATGCTCATGTCCCATCACTGAGATGCGCTACACCTGCCGTCGCACTCACGAAGCACTTTTCCACATCATTCGAGGCCCATGTCCGCCCCCGCCCCCCTCTCGCCCCCCATCGTCACCCTCACAACGGACTTCGGCACGGAAGATGCGTATGTGCCGTCGATGAAGGGGACGATGCTCTCCATCTGCTCGGACGCACGACTCGTGGACGTGACCCACGAGATCAGCCCACAGGACGTCATGGAGGCGGCCTTCGTGCTGCAGTCGGCCCGCCCCTACTTTCCCGACGGCGCCGTGCACCTGGTGGTGGTGGATCCAGGGGTGGGCACGGAGCGACGCGCCGTGGCCCTCCGCGCCGAGGGGCAGTGGTTTGTGGGCCCCGACAACGGCGTCTTTCCACTCGTGCTGGATCAGGCGTCGCCAGACGCCATCGTAGAGCTCGACGATCCGACCTTTTGGCGGGACGAATCGCCAAGCACGACGTTTCACGGCCGCGATATTTTCGCTCCCGCCGCGGCCCACCTCGCCGACGGCCGGTCCGTGGACGCCCTCGGGACGTCGATCGACACGCTCGAACCGCTCCGCTGGGCCCGTCCGTCGACCGGTGCCCAAACGGTGCAGGGCTGGGTGGTGCATGTGGACCACTTCGGCAACTGCATCACGAACATCCGGCGCCCGGCGATGGCCGAGGCCGCCGGCCTAGAGGAGCGAAATCCACCGCTCGACGCCTTTCCGCCCCTCAAAACCTATGCGGGCAACACGACCCTGCAGGCCCTCCACCCGACGTACGGGGCCGTGCCAGAGGGCGACCCGCTCTTGCTTTTTGGAAGCACGGGCTACCTGGAGATCGCGGCCAATGGGGGGAACGGCGCCGAACTACTGGACATACGAAAGGGCGATTCCATAAAAATTGTCTTCCAGGGGCCGTCTGAATAGTCCTGGTCTTCGGTTGCGTCCTCTACGCCCCAGGTACTTTTTCCCATGGCGCTCGCGTCTACGTCCCCCGACCCACCCTCTCCCCTGAAGAACCTGGAGGCCCTCTACCCACTCGCCTGCACGCTGGTGGGCGACGAGGCCGCTCCGTCCCTTCTCGTCCGGGTTTACGAACGGGTGGCCGACGCGCCACCGGACGAACGCCCCGATACCCCGGAGGACTGGCTCGCTCTGCTCCTTCGGGAGGCCCCAGAACAGGGCCAGCCCCCCGGCGGCCCGGAAGCATCCAACCCCTCGGCCACTCCGGATGCGGGGTCACTTCGACGCGACACCGCAGAGCGCCTCGCCCGCAACACCATGCCTGTCGCGCTCGCAACGTGCTCGACTGCAGAGCGATTTGTTCTCGCCCTGAACGCGTCCCGACTGTCCGAGGCGCCCCGATCCGCCCGGCTTCCCTTGCTTTTTGACGCCCCCCTTCCTACCGACCCGTCCGCGTTGCTAAGAGAAAAACTACGGGCGGTGCTCTCGGCCCCCGAGGCCGACCTGATCGACGAGACCCTCTCCGACGCGGAGCTGCAGGGAGCCCTGCGCAACGTGCTCCGGGATCACTTTGCCCCAGTGCCCAGCTCCCTCCGCGCTCGTCTCCGTGCCGTCCTGCGGTCGTCTTCCTCCGCGGCGGACGAGGAAGAGGAGGACGAGGATGCCCCCGGAGCGAACCCCTCTGCGGCGGTCGACACGTCGGGCCGTCTGCTCGGCCGGCTTCCATCGCGGCCGAAGCCCCGCACTCTACTGGTTGTCCTTTTGATGGGGGTCCTCGTCCTCGGTGGGGGACTCGGGGTGTCATACCTGACAGGGTCCTCGTCGGCCTCTTCCCCGATGCCCCCAACCCTCACGGCCTTTTCCGCGGGGCAGGCCGGGGCCGTGACGACCGAGCTCGCGACCACACAGCCGGCCGAGGCGGAGGCCTACCTGGACTCAACGTGGGGCCGCCAGGTGCGCCTGCCCTCCATTGAAAACGCACAGCTGCAGGGCGTCGGGCAGCTCCGGGCGTCCGGCAACACCGAGATTCCCGTCGTGCTGTACACGGACGACGATGATGCACGCATCGCTGCGTTCGTGTACAGCTACGCCCTCGTCGACCGGCTCGACGACACCGCGACCCTGGACACGCAGGTCCGATCTCAGCTGGCCCAGCGCAACCAGTTCGTCGCCGACGGGCAGACCGCCGGGCCCGGCCTCTTGTGGCGCGATCGGGCCAACATCTTCGTCGTCGTCTCGCCTACCCTCTCCTCCGACACGCTCCGGGCACGGGTACAGCCGTAGACACTACCCTGCACCCGCCGCCGGAATCTCGATGCGGAAGGTCGATCCCTCTCCGACCGTCGACGACACGAGTTCAAGGCGTCCGCCGTGGTAGCTTTCGATCACGCGGCGGGCGAGGCTCAGGCCCAGTCCCCAGCCGCGCTTCTTGGTGCTGTACCCCGGTCGGAAAATGTTATTCCACTGCTGTCCCTCGATCCCACGCCCCGTATCTTCGACCTCGATAAAGACCTGTCCCTCTTCCTCCCACGCCGTCACCGCGATGCGGCCCTCCGCGTCCTCAATCGCGTCGAGGGCATTCTTGAGGAGGTTCTCGAGCACCCACGCGAACAGCTCCTCGTTGGCCTCGGCCCGCACCCGCCCGGGCAGGTCCACGGTTAGCGCGATGGACTGGCCCTGTTGAGGAATGCGCCGGCGGAGGTAGCTCGCCGTCTGCTCGATGATTGGCACCAAGTCACAGCGTTCCAGCTTCGGCTGCGAACCGATGTCCGAGAACCGATCCGCAACCCGCTGGAGCCGCTCCACGTCGTTTTCGATCTCCGTCAGGGCCCGCTCACGCTTGTCCTCCGACAGGTTGGGCGTGCGCAGCATCTGAATCCACCCCATGAGGCTAGACAGGGGCGTCCCGAGCTGGTGGGCCGCCTCCCGGGCCATCCCCATCCAGAGGCTGCTCTGCTCGCTGCGGCGGATGTAGGAGAAGCCAAAGTAGCCCACCATCACGAACAACCCGACGAACACCAGCTGCACCCACGGAAACACACGTAGCTCCGTGATGAGGGCCGACTCGTCGTAGAACACGTACTGGGTGAGCCGATCCGAAGAGGTGCCTGTCTCCTCCCCTGGAGTGCCGGACACATCGATCCGAACCGGGATCGGCTCGAAGGCCGACCGCATGTCGTCCAGTTTATCTCGCAGCTGTTTCTGTACCCCTGGGGACCCGTCCACGGGAAGCGCCGCGGTGGTGTCTGGCACCCCTACATTCTGCCAGCTCAGCGGCCGTCGACGCGTCGAGTCGGTGATGATGGCCGGCACCTCGAACTGGTCCGGCTGCAGGATTTCGTTCAGGATGAAGTTGAACTCCCGCGTGGGCGGCATGGCCCGGGCCCAGTCGACCGCCTCCTGCAGGGCGGCCACCTGTTCAGCGGAGAGGGTGTCGCCGGCGGGACGGGCCTTCAGGGACTGCAGAAGCGAGTCGAGCCGGCGGAACTCTTCCCGATGCGGATTCGACGCCTGCTGGGTCTGCACGACCTGCTCCAGCCCATCGGCCCAGAGCTGGATGACCGCCTGCTCACGCTCCTGCAACCGATCGACGAGCCGCTGGGTGTACCAGAGCGACGCCAGGGCAATCCCCACGGCAAAGACGATGAGGCCGAGCTTGAGTTGGACCGACCACCGATAGGCGTCCATGGCACCGCGGGGTTGTGTACGTATGAGTCCACCGCGAGGGACGAACGTACGAACCGGGTCCTCCCCACGGCGAGCACTCCCCGCCGATCTGGGGACTCAGGCCGCGGCCATCGGCTGCACGTCCGTAATGATCTGGCTGCGGCGCGGTCCGTTTGAGACCAGCCCAATCTCCACGTCGAGGTAGTTCTCGATGAAGGCGAGGTAGTCTTGGGCCGCTCGGGGAAGGTCGTCGACATGACGCACCTCCGAAATGTCGGCCTCCCATCCGGGCAGGGTTTCGTACTGGGGCTCCACGCGGGTGAGGTTCTGCGGCTCGCTCGGGAAGCGCCGAGAGGTCTTGCCGTCGTACTGGTACTCCGTGCACACCTTCAGCTCGTCAATCCCGGAGAGGACGTCGAGCTTGGTCAGGGCCAGCTCGTT
This genomic interval from Salinibacter grassmerensis contains the following:
- a CDS encoding SAM hydrolase/SAM-dependent halogenase family protein — its product is MSAPAPLSPPIVTLTTDFGTEDAYVPSMKGTMLSICSDARLVDVTHEISPQDVMEAAFVLQSARPYFPDGAVHLVVVDPGVGTERRAVALRAEGQWFVGPDNGVFPLVLDQASPDAIVELDDPTFWRDESPSTTFHGRDIFAPAAAHLADGRSVDALGTSIDTLEPLRWARPSTGAQTVQGWVVHVDHFGNCITNIRRPAMAEAAGLEERNPPLDAFPPLKTYAGNTTLQALHPTYGAVPEGDPLLLFGSTGYLEIAANGGNGAELLDIRKGDSIKIVFQGPSE
- a CDS encoding GbsR/MarR family transcriptional regulator, whose translation is MSSPEPSGLDLLDLHRDSKARVAVDRFVSLWGEMASAWGINRTRARIHALLYCAARPLSTDEVMACLDVSRGSANMNLRSLVDWNLADKTHRPGSRKDYYRAETDVWRIAACIIEERERREIHPVRSRLQECTDLLVEDGEPLEGHPGPEQALHHRFADLIDLLNVLEGASEALLPLVRNRDVDQIEQLLAVARRLGESEDTTTSPDSS
- a CDS encoding sensor histidine kinase, with the translated sequence MDAYRWSVQLKLGLIVFAVGIALASLWYTQRLVDRLQEREQAVIQLWADGLEQVVQTQQASNPHREEFRRLDSLLQSLKARPAGDTLSAEQVAALQEAVDWARAMPPTREFNFILNEILQPDQFEVPAIITDSTRRRPLSWQNVGVPDTTAALPVDGSPGVQKQLRDKLDDMRSAFEPIPVRIDVSGTPGEETGTSSDRLTQYVFYDESALITELRVFPWVQLVFVGLFVMVGYFGFSYIRRSEQSSLWMGMAREAAHQLGTPLSSLMGWIQMLRTPNLSEDKRERALTEIENDVERLQRVADRFSDIGSQPKLERCDLVPIIEQTASYLRRRIPQQGQSIALTVDLPGRVRAEANEELFAWVLENLLKNALDAIEDAEGRIAVTAWEEEGQVFIEVEDTGRGIEGQQWNNIFRPGYSTKKRGWGLGLSLARRVIESYHGGRLELVSSTVGEGSTFRIEIPAAGAG